The nucleotide sequence ttctcacacacacacttggCGCGCCGCGCTGTAAAGAACGAGAAGAATAGAGGATCATAAAGTAGGCAGAGTAGGGGAGGGAAGAAGCCAAGAGCGGCGACGGCGGTAGCAGTAGTGCCGAAGTAATCTTATGCCCTCTCTCGGATGCATACCTCTCCCAGCGCCTCCTTCTTTCTGGGTCGGCTTTATCTGGGATTAGGAGTGTGCtcgtacgtatacgtatacagtgagagggagagagacaccTTCTTATAGCGTTTTCTCCTTTCCGGCCCTACATCCCGGGACGCGTAAAGCAGTCGGCGCGAAAATATGGCGATGCATATTCATTAGTCGAAATCGGCGTAtcgcgcgcgccgccgagAGTGTACGACGGGCATATTTACGTACaacctcctctctctctccgagatAATCTTAGGCACGCCACTcgctcttcttctccttctgcTTCGCGGAGCGCGCGCAGTTAATTGCCGTTGGTTTACGGGTGATAATTGTGCGCGAGAGCCGATAACAAGTGGCTCCGCGCGTACAAATATATAAGCGAGCGCGGAGAATCGGGAATTACGGTGACAGGCTAATCATTGAGCTATTGAGCAATTTGGCGTAGCTTCCCTTGTAGTTACTTTCCCTGTGTACGCGTAGCTGGCTTAATCGAAGCCGAGATACGGACTTTGGAAGCTTGCGAGGGAAAAGTACCTCGCGGTCTTCAATAACACGTTCGTtgacacatacacacacacacacacacacagcgatgCAGTAGGAGAAATTCCAGCAGGGAGAGGAGTCCTTCAACAACACAAGCTCCGCATCTCCAAACATCGCGCGGCTATGGAATACGACGTGGTCCGAAGTTGCATTCAGGGAAGCTTGCAATTGACAGCGGCGCACGTCAAGTTCCAGGGAAGAGTGTATCACTTACTAGGCGAAGGACCAGATGCAGAGGGAGAGCTGGAGAGGAGAGAACGGATCGAGCCCGATGGATATCGCTACTGCGCTATGGTAGCAGTCGTCGGGAGTTAAGCGTAAATATGTCTATTTCCCCGCAGATATTCCGAGCCGCTGAGCGGCACGATCGGGCTCATAAACTTGCCCGGGGAgttggggagagagagagctgcgcaaGCGATTGGAAACTCCGAGAATGCAGCCGAATCTATATCCCGGCGAGAGCTGGATATCCGTCTTTATATTCTCGGTCATTTTCTCGCCCTCGAGCCGCTTGTAgctcttctctcctcttttgcctttttttttctcctcgtaaATAATTTGCATGAGTTCTAACACAGGGAGCTTGCGCACGAATTCCTAGAATGAAAGTGGCCCAGCTCCGCGCGCGGACCTAATTGAATTTCCGCAGCCGTCCTGTAGCTTCCACCTGCGCTGTATTATCCAAGTGCACTTTTCTCCAATTCTTTTCAGCTCGACTTTGCCACTCTCGTTTGGCCGTCGCTTTTACAATCATatacctcctcctcctccgctcAATCCCTATCATTCCGACTTCCCGTTCCTTTTCTTCCCGCAATTTCTCTTTGTTCCCCGACATCCCTCTCGGCGCCTTTGTTTTCATGCCACTTTCTCCGCTTcctcttctcgctctcgtgcACGCGGCCGCGCGAGTTTCTCCAACCGCTGGGGATTTCGTGCGTCGATGCATAATTTCCAgcttgcgctgctgctgctgatgcatAAGTTACGACTGAAGTTTGATTTCCGCGGGTGAGTAGCCCGAGGCAGCATCGACGCCGTGTGTTTATTAGTTCTGCTCTGTTTTCCCCCTGATCTCGCAACGGAGCATCGAAAAAGCCGcgcgaaaaattgaaaatcttaGGCGTGTGAGCGTCTCCACGGATTCGGGATGTATAACGAAGGCCAATCTCGGATCACCGCGTAAGTCTCGGCGTCGACAGATCCTCACGAGTTACGTGTTATGTATAACCAGCAGCTTCGCTCGCGAGCCCCGAAGGATTACCCCCGAGTTGCGACGCTGCTCGAGGTTATCGCAAACAAGGAAGAGGAAGAATGTACCTAGACGGCGTGAAAACAAGCTCAAGCGTTTTGGGATTGTTTGGATCTTTCCTCGTGGACGAAAAAATACTTCGCTGCCGACAGAACGCAGTCCGCGAACAAGCTCGGAGACAAAGGAATAAACGAAGAAATCGCGAAACGCCCGCAGTAGTCGCGCGCGGCAGCGAGTAAAGTAGTAGCGGCGCAgcgaaagaagaagaggaggagaagcTACGGCCGCGAAGACCAAGAGAAACAACAAGCCCGCGCTGCTgcgcaagaagaagaagaagaggagaagcGCGCGGAAGGTAGCACTGTGGGCatgagaaagaaaagagagaagaatgGCGCTATGCTCTCGTGTACACACGGCGCGCGTACGTGTGCGCGGCGCTCGTCGGCAACTTGCCAGACGATTCTTAGGCCTGTTAGAGAACGaccaagtgagagagagagagagagagagagagagagagagagagagagagagagagagagagagaagaccgTGGAGAGTCTAGACTAATTACCTACATACCATCGCGGcttccctcgcgcgcgagcgaggctCCTCCTCGAGACATGTTTCACGTCCCCGACGCGTTGGCTCGATCCTTTTTCAACGGCGGCTTCCACCTTCCTTCGCCGCGCAATAATTCCCCTCTGAAAGATAGAGTCGGAGAAACAGCCTGCACCGCCGAGCGGcagccgcgcgagagagattaaGGTCATAATCGCTCTCGAGTGCAGCAGCGGCCCGCCGACACTCGCGGGGAATTCGCGTCGCGCGGAGCTATGCCTCGATAGGCTCTCCACTCGACGACAAAAACGAATACCTCGGGGGCGAGCGAGTAATCGCTGCTGCGGTTATTAATTGGCATTTTTCCGAGGCGACTTTCGCTTCTATGAATAtaccaagagagagagagagagagagagagagagagagagagagagagagagagagagagatgcgttTGGTAGCTGGTTTCTTATCCGTTACAGGCCGCAAACATTATGTTTCAATTACGGGAGTGACCAGAGAAGGAGAGGCGAAGCCAGCTTTTATCGCCGCGACCGTCTCCTTACCCAATTCATCAGCCCCGAAGAGTTATACGCGTTTATACTTTCTACGCGAGAGTTAATAGGCATTCTCCTGCCGACTTTACGATGCAGGTACGCGCCAAAAGTAACTTTGTGTGTCCGTGGCCTTTGACGAGGCAGCATTCCcctgcagcagtagcagcagcttcGTAAAAGGAATGGCAGCGGAAGAAAAATTCTGTAATTTTAATTCTTCTAATTTGCTCGCGCAGTGTAATTCATTGCgggagagggaaagagagtcTAAATACCGGCGGGTCGACCGGCGAGACGTAAACGGCACTTTACGGGCGACAGAGATGAATTTTTGTCGCTTAGCCATACGCTCATCTGTTCCTACCTTACCGACAACAGCGAGACGAGAGGCTTAGATACTTTGTTCCAGCAGTTTATTACTTCGATGCTAGTCGAGCCTCGTTGTGGCTTATAATTATCCCCGCGTAAAAAGCGTCATCACCGGAATTTCCATATATCTGGCTCGGGTAAACCTAACCTTCAATTCTCGAGGGGATCCAGGCGCTCTAATGaaacgataaaaaattacttttcttGCTCGCCTAATAACTGGTATTATTCACGAGATTGACACTGCGTACAGTGGAAGGACGCACCTGTGTGTGCTCTACGTGAGTTTGCGGAATTCATTCCATCGGTAAAACAGACCACGGAACGGAATGAACAGGAGGCCGCGCGCTTATGATCTGAGAAAAGAACGGGAATCTGGCGGGACAGCTATAAACGCTCTTAACGATGGCAATtaataaagagagagaggagagtccGCGAGAGCTGCGATTCTCGGTCCGCCGTGGTGTCGAGGCTTTTCCGACGCGCCGCCACTTCAGATCCGTTGTTGCCGCCGCGCGAAGACAGCGCGACGTcgtaaagaaaagaaagcgCGCTTTTATTGCAGCTGCACTGCCGCGAGAGAGCCGCTTGTAACTCTCGGAGACGGCTAGGCGAAACCGTGCGTTTGCGGACTTCTCGAGGCTGATGCAGTTCGTTATCGCCGTCGTCGTCTGAATGAAATGAAATAGCCGAGttttaaagtgatctaaatGGCTTTTTGCGTCGTATAGTCAGCTTTTCTCACAGGGGAGTAAACAGTTGcgcttttgaaattcaattaacGGATTTGCGCTTCGAACGGATTCGATGAGGGCCATAACGTTGATTTGCTTCTCGTGCACAGAAGCAAAGTCAAGCCAAACTTCGTCTCAGTCGTCACGATAAACTGAGTCTCATATATTTCGGGTAGACTTCATCAAGCTCCACATTTCGAAAACTAGAACGTAAGCACACCGGCATCTATTTACTCAAGGCCATAAACTAAGTTTCTCTCAGGACCTCGTACAGCCATAACCCAAAGTATTTTCGCAAAGTTCCAAAACGAGGGGCGGCAACATTGACACGGAATCAACTacagctgctgctgtgtgCCTGCAGCCTCCTCCGACGAATCGACGAGTCGCGCACGCGAATTCGGGCaaacttaatttattaattgctCGACGGGAAGAAAAGTTGGAAGGCGACGCCGAACAGCAGCGCCACCTGCACGCGCGTCAGCTCATCCAAGTTTAAAAGCTGGAAAGGGGCTGAAGACCTGGATGGATTGAGGCTGCTGCAGAATTTAAGGGCCTGAGCTAACATCTGCACGGCTCTAACGAGCAAACTTGCCAATTACGACCAGCTCAGTGGATAATTAAATGAACGGAATAGCGAACCAACACGCGACATTAGGAAGAATTTGCggatttttgtttgttgtCGAACGTTCATTGTTATTTCATGCGACTCACCTACGGACGAACCTATCCTCGCGAACTTTCTAGGGGTTGGCGCATTTTTCGTGTAcatacctgaaacagaaaaatgcatgcaaaaattaatagctgtgtcaataatataaaaaaagagagcccTCCAAAATACAGGGAATTGTCACATTTCCGAGCAGACATACCGCACAAAGGAATGATCGCTATGCGGCAAATGATACCCCCAAAACGGCTCAACATAGTGGGCAGTGCTGCCGTTCCCTATCTATTCCACCCTCTATCAATTTCGCCAATTTCGTGCTGCTCGCTGCTCTATTCGCACACGTACTCTCACACACAGAGGAGCACTTACAACGCGTTTCCCCGGCTCGATAATGGACTTGATcgttttgcgcgcgcgagcgccagCAGCTGCAGGAATGCAAGCtcgaaaattcataattttcgcGGGAACATTGCCGTATAGCGGAGAAGCACAGCCTAACGTGCTTGCGCTGGCGGCATTAACACGCGACTAACGAGAATTCGTTTGATCTGTTAAAATTGTCGCGCGGGACATAACGCGCGAATCGAAACACCTCTGCTTAAATTAGGAAAACCAGCCTGGTGTATGGAATTtgaatgaaataaattattaacgtTCGTTTTGTTTGCGGCGAAGCCCGAATGACGGCATATTTCTAATTAGGAGGCGCCATATGGCTCGGTCGGTAAGATAGTTCTGGCAATAGGAGATATCCCCTTAAAACGATTCCCCCAGGGCCAAACGAGCTTGTACACGCTGCGCCGGCAATTCCAGATATGACAGTAGCTATGCAACAGAAACCGGATGGAGATTCACCTCTGCGCGGCCATTAGCAACAATTTCGACGGCACAATTAGCGAATTAACACGGACCGCGAAATAACGGGAGAAAACTAATGGCCGCGGGAGAGCGAAACTGCGCAGCCGATGGCTCTCGTTTCGAGCCGTGGCTCGTGAATCCGTTGCAAATGTTTATTTGACTTTTCGAGTAAAACTGTAAACTGCATTATATTCCCTCGAAGAAAATGCCAAGCACACCGTCTAATTAAACATAGTCTCTTGCGAACAGTCCGTTAAAAATACCTCGCTCCCGAATATTCGAGCGATTCGCACCGAGGCCGTCATACACGAGCTGGCGTCTAGCGTCCTCCAAAAGTCGACCATCAATCCTAATTAACCTACAATCCGCTCGAGCATTCCGGGAGATAAAAAAAGCGCGTCGCAGAAACCTCTTGAACTCTGTGTCTCTCGCGTGGCTCCATCACCGCTATACAGATACGCGCACGTGCAACCTCCGAAACCGGCACCTTTCCCCCCTTCGCGTGGCTTCGAAGCCTCCATTTAACCTTTCGTCgcttcacgcgcgcgcgcgcgcaacgcaTTATGTGTGCACACGTGCAGAGGCTTGCGTGCGAGACTACGCTGTAGGTCGCGCGCGGCGtttcgaggagagagagagagagagagagagagagagagagagagagagagagagagagagagataagagaCCGAGGTAATGCTCCCGCTATAACGGAGATGAGGCGTCGCTGTTGGCGCCCAGTTTATGCGGTTTTTAAGGATGCTCTTtagctttttattttaataacctCGATGTCTAATTCTTTCATTACCAAATAACATTGTTATCTTTTGTCAGTAATTTCAAATGGTGAAATCGTTTCGTGGACTTTAAAACGACAACAGCGCGAACTCTTGTAAGACATATAAGTGGATAAAAATCTACGTCCATTACGATAAGCGAATCCAGCGAAAGAATAAACGCCAATAATCGCGAGGATTGGCGCAAGCCCATTACGCGCGAGATCTAAGAGAAACCGTATTCAGATATACCCATATACCCATCCTCGGAAGTATCGTCGACATGAAGCCACACAGACCATACACGTAGCAGACAGCGCCTaaggagaaggagaaaaagagcaGCGCATAACGGAGCGGCcgactcgctcgcgcgctttaTAATTGACTTATGCAGACGCGTcgactgctgcagcagcagcagcgctcgtGGAAACAATTACAAAAGTCCGTAATtgggcgcgagcgagcggctgCCACTACTGCCTCAGTCAGGGATCATTTTGTCGCGAGGTTAATCCTCTCTCCGGTGGGAAAAAGACGGCGCGCGCTGGCTGCTCTCTGTTATTCCGATTACAAAGCAGCGGTGCCTGCGCGCGTACCTCGCTCTACACGGATTTAGCCAAGTGCGACTTTAATTGGAGACAGATCtcaaatatttatggaaataTTAACCGTAAGGCCGCGAGAGGACAGATCCTCGACGACTGATGTACCGTTAGAACAGTTGTTGCTTCggtctgctttttcttcgtttgcCCCTCTGCGTGCGCGGTGAGAAAGGACGGAGATGCGGCTAGTCGTGGATCGGGATTTAATTGTTGACGGTTAGCTACGTGCGTCATATTACACACGTTTTTGCCCATTCAGTTTGTAGGTCAGACTGAAATGCAAGAGCGCCGGATGCGGAAAAATCTTTTGCCCGCTATCATTAACGAACCGACTCGaaggaaaattcaaattcgatCCGACTCACGCAAAGCGGAGCTTATCAGAGAGCGGTGTCGGCCGTCATCTTACGAATTCAGCGCGTCTACGTCTGGGTGATACTATTATCGTGTCTCGTGAATTCCAACTCGATTTCGAGGGAAGAACTACGGACATATCGACAAGCAGCCGATATGCATCTGTCGTGGTGCGTCGAAGCTAATGAAATCTTCACTCCCTCGATTTGTCTCCTCCATCGATATGGCCTATCAGTTTCCAACGAATTATCCAGTTTCACTGTCAGAATATCTAGTTGGCAATTTTATAAGCTTTTGGAGCAAACTAAAAATGTGACAAAGAAATACGACATTGCAGCTGCGGTCAAGGAATTAACACGTCCCATAAGGCTGAAGGAATTTCAATACGCCAAGTGCGGCGCCCAGAATCGGACTAATCGCGCGTATATTACTCAAGCCAATGTACAACAATCGCCACTGAATGCGCAATTAAGTAGAGGCTCTGCCGGCAAGGCACGTCCGAGTGGAAACGCGAGCAAATCCGTCACTGTCGCTCTCGTTTCGgccggcagcagcggcgagcTTCCTGTTATTTAGacgctgcttctgctgcgTTCGGCGATCCTTCGGCGTTTAATGGCCTGTGCGCTTCGAGTAAACGCTGCTCTGCGCTCACTCTCACGAGCTACGTGTGCAGTCGATGTATGCACAGGCTACGTCGCAGCTCGGCGGAGGACTTGTGTTTGGATTCGAGGCGGACGGCAGGTTTGACTCGCTCGGAGAGCTTTCACGAGAAGTGGTGGAATTATGTGGGTTGCGGCGGTTTGTACCGAGATTTGAGCCATCGTTGCTATTTTCGATTTGTAGGAGGAAAATGTAGGCGAGCAGGGGTAGTTTAGATATGACTGGCGATAAATCAGTGGAAACGATTGTAATTGATTTCAgtaaagaataatttatttaaaaactgtaaattttttacaacTGAAAGCACGGGTAGTGAGTGAGGGAAGATGGCGCATCGCTTTATCCGAGAGCACAGCGTCCCTTGTTAGCCTTGAAGAAGTTTCCCTAAAGTGCGCATACAGAAAAATGTTGGTTAACCATTGCTTTTTTTATGGACTTTTGAATTAACAGAAGTCTTAAATCAACTTACAGCGCAGGACACGAGCTGACCAGGGTGGTTCCAGTATTGTTTGCAGTTTTCGGCTGCTTCCTTGATGCAATGGGTAGCCGCCCATTTGAAGGCTGCCTTAATGATATTGATGGCTACTTGCAAAAGCTACGAACAGAGGACGaaagataaattattaaaatttcctcGTATATGCTTCGATATTGAAATTCAATcatgatttaaaatttaaaatgtcgcTCGATACTGACCGCGATCAATTTGATTAAAGCATAACTATTAATTgaatagcaaataattattcgatTTACTTCAGTAGAATCTATGGAAATAAGAAATTAACAAGACATATTTAATGCACTTACCGGATTGCGAGCTTCGATGGACTCATCAAAGACTTCCTCTTGGACTTTGGAATCCGAAGCTTCTAGTTGAACATTTTCCAAATCCAGAGAATTTATATCAGCCTGCGGTACTATTCTTGCGTCTGCCACGGCAGCGAAAAACACAAGAGCGCAAAGCGCGAAAAAGTATTTTGGGAACATTTTACTGGTTTACTCGATCAGTCGTTTGCACTACTGCTTGATTGAGACTGGCTGGTGGATCGTATTTATAGTCGCAGTGTCTGATTAGCTGCAATTATCGACGACTGAATCGACTTTCGGAAAGATACAGAAACTTGATTTCAGGTATATTTGTGATAAGGGTCGGGAAGTACCGAATTTGTTATTCACACATTGTCAAATCAAAAGTCAATTATACAActcattaattatttatttattcattatacAACTTTTTAATCTTTTATTATCGATTTCTTAAGTAAATCACCTTTAGAATGCATGTTTATTGTGCAATCAACATAACTGAAACacttttcaataatattttacactTGTAATGTGTATACTTCGTTTTAACCATAAATCAATGTATTATTCTATTCAAATGTTCTACGGTGATATCGAATAGTATATCACGATACTAGTGATTAAAATCCGAGCATACAGCGGGAGAGCTAAACACCGAGTATACTTAAATTATGCACTACTTCAGTCACGTGTAGTCGTGACATAAATGTGGATTTGAATCACATTGTTCTTTGATTATTCTGAAGATTATATAATGCAAAAGATTATATAATGCTTGTCAGGCGGCTTACTTTCGGGTGGCGCCATCGCcatatattaattatagtCGCCATCGCCATATATTATTAATCGCCATTATTAAAAcgatacatttaaaatttttgaattacaattttaaactttttcgaCGATTTCATCCGTTTCAGATCCACAAGATTTGGAACCTGATAATTTGATTGATTTGGTATTCGGAGTTCTGATATACGACACTGTGTATGAATAATGCAAATGGTGAATCAACGTTCTAAAAGAAGTGGTgtagagtaaaaaaataaagtctcAAGACAttcacttgtttttttttattagaaaaataataaaatatacatttctcTTTTGTTTATAATCTTTGTTATACATAATAcactagttttattattgaaagtttatcaatatgattatgtataattaaagAGGAATGGGAATGAGTCGTTGGGTTTTTGAAATAAGAAACACATCAATTTCGcggaaaaaaagcaatttgAGTCGTCACATAAAGTTTCATTACAATGAGAAACAAACATGCAGAACATGTGGTACACAAGTGCATAATCTATATAAACTCGAGCAAGATGTGCAGTCTTCTAAAAGGATGAGGTGcgaaaagtgtaaaaaatatgTAAGGAGTGGATGAATGAAACGGCACGTTGCTACTTGTGGTTCAGTTTGTACCATTTGTGATCGAAAATTTACGTCTAAGAGATATTTGACGCAACATATTAATCACAAACATTgacatattgtaaaatattaataatacaattgaaatataaataaaacttttcttttgtcgTTTCCCTGTACTCAATTCCAACTTATTCAGA is from Nasonia vitripennis strain AsymCx chromosome 1, Nvit_psr_1.1, whole genome shotgun sequence and encodes:
- the LOC107982150 gene encoding uncharacterized protein LOC107982150 — translated: MFPKYFFALCALVFFAAVADARIVPQADINSLDLENVQLEASDSKVQEEVFDESIEARNPLLQVAINIIKAAFKWAATHCIKEAAENCKQYWNHPGQLVSCAGNFFKANKGRCALG